A window of Ficedula albicollis isolate OC2 chromosome 19, FicAlb1.5, whole genome shotgun sequence genomic DNA:
ccccccccccccccccccccccccccccccccccccccccccccccccccccccccccccccccccccccccccccccccccccccccccccccccccccccccccccccccccccccccccccccccccccccccccccccccccccccccccccccccccccccccccccccccccccccccccccccccccccccccccccccccccccccccccccccccccccccccccccccccccccccccccccccccccccccccccccccccccccccccccccccccccccccccccccccccccccccccccccccccccccccccccccccccccccccccccccccccccccccccccccccccccccccccccccccccccccccccccccccccccccccccccccccccccccccccccccccccccccccccccccccccccccccccccccccccccccccccccccccccccccccccccccccccccccccccccccccccccccccccccccccccccccccccccccccccccccccccccccccccccccccccccccccccccccccccccccccccccccccccccccccccccccccccccccccccccccccccccccccccccccccccccccccccccccccccccccccccccccccccccccccccccccccccccccccccccccccccccccccccccccccccccccccccccccccccccccccccccccccccccccccccccccccccccccccccccccccccccccccccccccccccccccccccccccccccccccccccccccccccccccccccccccccccccccccccccccccccccccccccccccccccccccccccccccccccccccccccccccccccccccccccccccccccccccccccccccccccccaacagcCCAGAACCAGGGACAGACCCACAGGGACACAACCAACAACAGCCCAGAACCAGGGACAGACCCACAGGGACACAACCAACAACAGCCCAGAACCAGGGACAGACCCACAGGGACACAACCAACAACAGCCCAGAACCAGGGACAGACCCACAGGGACACAACCAACAACAGCCCAGAACCAGGGACAGACCCACAGGGACACAACCAACAACAGCCCAGAACCAGGGACAGACCCACAGGGACACAACCAACAACAGCCCAGAACCAGGGACAGACCCACAGGGACACAACCAACAACAGCCCAGAACCAGGGACAGACCCACAGGGACACAACCAACAACAGCCCAGAACCAGGGACAGACCCACAGGGACACAACCAACAACAGCCCAGAACCAGGGACAGACCCACAGGGACACAACCAACAACAGCCCAGAACCAGGGACAGACCCACAGGGACACATCCAACAGCCCAGAACCAGGGACAGACCCACAGGGACACATCCAACAGCCCAGAACCAGGGACAGACCCACAGGGACACATCCAACAGCCCAGAACCAGGGACAAATCCACCATAGGGACACATCCAACAGCCCAGAACCAGGGACAGACCCACAGGGACACATCCAACAGCCCAGAACCACTGACAGACCCACAGGGACACATCCAACAGCCCAGAACCACTGACAGACCCACAGGGACACATCCAACAGCCCAGAACCACTGACAGACCCACAGGGACACTTCCAACAGCCCAGAACCACTGACAAACCCACAGGGACACATCCAATATCCCAGAACTAGGGGCAAACccaagagagcagcagcaacTGCAGAAAATGCACTGCTGAGTTAAAAAGCTCTTTCCTGACCAGGAATTAAGTAGTtgattttttgcctttctctctgAGGGTTTGCCCCTGgacttctccagctgctttaGAAGGGGGAATAAACACCAGGATCCctcctctctgcactgctgtgcccttccttccttccttccagctgtACCTTCAATCCAAACAATTCTTTGGATAAGGTAACTGGgattttctgcaatattttgttttgaacagATAAACCAAGCAGATGCAGAATaataacagcagcagagggaactGAATTTGTTAATCAAAGGGAATGTCAGAAATGGATGAGAAACCCAGGAGAAAACGGTGTTGCAACAGCACCATGCTCCAAGAAACTGCAATCCTCTAGGCCTGGCTTCCCCTCCCACATCCCAGGGCTCATTCCCACCTCACACAGTGAAGGGGGAGGAGTTGGCCACGATTTGTCCAAGACATTTTTTGGTAAGTTCCTCTTGAGGTTCATCAGGAAGGAGAATCGGATGTAATCCAGGAAATACTCGTTCTCTGGGCACCGCGGGTGGTTCCGGTAAATGAAGCCTTTAATGAACCTGTGAGTGTGGAAAATATtgttagaatatttttaaaactcatcAAAATCAGTGGTATTTAAAGGTTCTGTTTCCTGGGCTTTATTTAataagtttaatttattttttaaaaactctgtaGTGAcaagaaagtttatttttagcatCTTATTGTTAAGGAATGCGATGTTTGAGGGCTTGGGCTGCTGTTCACACACCTCCTGATTGTCTCCACTGCCCATTTCCTCTTGGCAGCTTTTCGGCGTCCCAGGGTTCCCCTCCACCAGGACTGGATGCTAATGGctaaaaacaagacaaaaattgTGCATTAAGGGAACTCCTTCATCCCTAAACTGACTCCACCCAAAACTGGCACCAAAAATGCTCAGGAAAACCCACTCTGGAAATAACCAGCTTTCAGTGGGGCAAGAATATGAGTTTTTAATAATATGATACATGGGCTAAATGTCAGTAAAAGGATGGGAattgctgtgggagctgctgggggaacatctctccctctttctctcatACCTGAGTGTTTCATGGTCAGGAATTTCTTCCGGCGGTAGAATCCTCTCCACGTCGCCTGCATTTTTGTGGCTGGAATtgcaagaaaagcaggaattggCAACTGTGACCAAGCACATTTTGGTAGAAAAAGACTCAACTTCTTCAATAGAAATCCACTGCAAGTGTGAGTGCCTCACCCAGACTCTGCTTCCTCACTTCCAGAGCATCTTCTGTCGCAAACAAGGTCTTGGGAAAGCGGATAAAAATCTTTGTtctgaaaatagaaatgcagaattacATTTTACATGCTGGAGCAACTTGCTTTTGGCATCCCCTTTGGGCTCTGTAATCTTTCCTTCCCCCATTATCtagaaaagctttattttatttcaaaggaacAACAGGGAGATGCAGTGATTCATAACCTCAAACTGAGCATCCCCTTTGGGCTCTGTAATCTTTCCTTCCCCCATTATCtagaaaagctttattttatttcaaaggaacAACAGGGAGATGCAGTGATTCATAACCTCAAACTGAGCACACAGAACTGACCGTCCCATTTTGTATTCTTCTGGTTTGTAGCCAAGATGCttcaccagcacagccaccccatCATAGGGCCGCCCATCCCACGTGGGCCACGTCTCTGGACACAGGGATTTGTACCTGGGCATTGGCAGGAGACAAAGCTTAGGGAGAGAAGTGCAttccagggagggagaggaagggagagaggcCAAGCTTCTCATCCCTCGAGGTGGTAAagctgcccctgtgctgctccagctcccagcctcaaCACCAGTGGGAGGAAGCtcagggagagggagcagcagagggaagaattCCAAAGTTTCTTCACCTCTGCAGGAAAACCTCGTATTTTCTGCGGTAGGCGAAGCCGGCTCTGCGCACCCGCAGGTTCTCCATCAGCCCCAGGTACTTCACCTGGTGTCGGATCAGCACTTCATCAAATCGATCTGGGCAGGGCATGGAAATGGAGAAACACAAtcagggcacagctgcccctTGCTCTACAGAAGGGCAATGCTCAGCTCTTGTTGGATCTCACACAATTCTCTTTAACCTCCAATGAATCCTCACAGCGCAAGTCCCACACAACTTTGTATCTCCTCCCCccatcccttccttcctcccatcccttttaaattatttatatttagctccaaaatgaaattttccttttgggatGTTTTATGCATAGAGGAACCAAAGCTGAGGGAGAATAAGGTCATTATAATGAATTTACACAGGTCAGTAATTCCTGACTTTAACCACGACCTTCCTCTACCCAAGAGCAGTGCTCCCACTGaattcctggctgctggcactgccacccctcccTACAGGAGCTCAGGCACAGACCCGAAATGAACCCAAATTCGTGCAGGGCTTCATGTGGCTCCTCTCTGTGCCTCCCTGACTGGGACCAGtgctctgcctctgtccccagggccatACCAGCCTGTTTGGCATCGTTGGGTTTCATGCAGCGAATGTAGGAGGGCTCTTTGGACATCAGGATTTCCATGAGCTTGGCAAGGCTGTTTTTGAACTGAGTAGCTgcctaggagaaaaaaaacccaaaactacACATGAAGGGATGACTTGGAGCTGGCTGCAAACCAGCAGAATAGGAATTCAGATCATGTCAGAGAGTTCATGTTTTAAGAAGAGGGAACAATCACAGCCCCCTCCAGCTCGTGAGTTCTCACCGTTTCAGGTCTCTTTTTGTCTGTCAGCTCTGTCCTATCAAAGCACTGGTTTATGATGGGGTTCTCTGAGTTGCACATGGTCTGCAGAGAGATGTTTGCAGAGATGAAATACAGAGAACTAACGGAGAAACCTGAGGacaaaactatttaaaataacaaaatgaacACTGGGATCTCAATCAGTCTTTCCAGAGTGGACACAGCCTCCAGGTCAGGTGCCACCTCATTTTAAACCCAACTCCTCATTCCCTCCTGGAAACCTCTCCACACTCACCTCCTTCAGGTTCCGGAAGAGCAGGTCGTTGTTTTTATCTAGAAAAcctgcaagaaaaacaaaccactcAGGCTGTTCCACTGGAACTTCAAGGCAGGGATTTGAGATTTGAAATCAACCTGGTTGATCAAATGATGTGGGGATGTATTTTAGGATGTATTTTGTCTTTCCTGTGTTACCTGCTACACTGTAGGTGACGTCCCCAGCGTAGTGCGAGAGCCGGAACTCCTCCCGCCCCAGCGACTTGCGCGTCTTTTGGTCGGCGAGTTTgtgcctggggagggagcaAAAAACCTTCAGGAGAAACAAAGTCCTGCAGGATTCACTTCAAAAAGCACCAGGATATTCAGTCCTGGAGCAGGACTGTGCAAAGGTGAGCAAGGAATGTAAACTGGACTTGGTGATTTTCAGGTAAATAAATTTATCCGCCAGCACATCACAGAAATGTCATTAAATGTGTTTATGTTTAATTAAAAGGGGAGTTTCAGTGTTCCTTGCAGAGTGGTTCTGTGTGCACATCACATCCTAAAAGCAGAACATTCAGAATAAACAGACATTTGGAGCTTCAAAACTGAAGTGAACAATCTGCAAGGTGAGAGGTGAGTCTGTAACAGGAGTTTTGCTTCCCCTATTGCATTCTGAAGGCTCAGTCAGTCACTTACTGTTGACAACCTATTTTATATTATCCTAAATATCAATCAATTAGAGAGGTGAGTCTGTAACAGGAGTTTTGCTTCTCCTATTGCATTCTGAAGGCTCAGTCAGGCACTTACTGTTGACAACCTATTTATATTATCCTAAATATCAATCAATTCTCTTTGCAAAAGAAACTTATCATCTTCTGTGTGGGACCCAGCACAGTGAGGATGTTATTCACACACTGGAATCCCTCAGCTGAGGGAACACTCACGTGAGAAAATGAGGGTGGTTCTTCACAGTCTCCTCCAGTTTCTCCAAGAATGTCGTGTCTGTGGCATCCCCAGGTCTCAGACACTCCTCATCCTACAAACACACAAATTTCAGGGATTTCTGACTGAAACTCTGCCCCGTTTGCCCTTTGGCCTTTCCACAGGGAGCTCAATAAATGAAGAATTCTGgagctgaaaaggaaaacatttccctcCTTCCAGACTGCCAGGATTGGGAGCTGCTTTCCCCAGAGCCCATGGAGGTGATGCAGTGACTTTTCATGGTGTCACTATTCAGTATATTATTGCTCTTCCCACCTACTCAAACACTTCCAACATAAACTGATTTTTCCCATGTTCCCCCCTTTGTTTTCCACCACACTGCCTGGAATTTCTAATtcaaaaaaaatgtctttaactCACCAAAATAGAAATTATGCCTTTGAATTTCTCTTCCACCaaatcacaaattattttgttattgaAATACTGAACTGGTTCCCACTGCAAAGACAAGAAATCACACTTAGGTGAAAACAACTCaagactggaaaagaaatttcagaacATTTCAGAGAGCACCTGACTTCATCTTTCTGTCAAAGCTTTTTCACTCATCACATTTGTTTTCCTAACACTGCCTTTATTAAAACCAGGGTAAAAGCTTGGGATGGCATTACTCACTTCCAGCTGTCTCACACAGTTACCAGGGTTtcaaaaagaagggaaaagggaaagttCTTTAATTCCCTGACTGGGAGATGGTGCCAGGATCcctggaggagagggaaggggggaTCTGGGCTCTCACCGCGATGCCCTCGGACTCGTACTCCTCCTGCTCTGACTTCAGGGTGAGCTCTATGAAGAGCTGCTGCAACTTCTCATTGCAATAATTAATACAAAACTGCTcaaagctgcaaagaaaaaccagaaaaatagtCACTGTTTGTACAGGAGGAGGTACAAACAGTGCAGGGATACAGTAAATCAAGAGAAATAGATTTTTGTGAGGTGGTTATTTACTGACTGTATGCATTCAGTAAGTTTATTATTTAGGGGAACTCAAAGAGTTccagaaatagggaaaaatggACATGAAGGATGGAACATGGAGGCCCAATAACACTGCAAATTTAAGAGTCTTGGttcagtgctgcctgccagggaggTTTCAGACCCTCCAGTCCCATCACCATTATGGGAAGATGCCACAACAGTCACCAGAGAGAGCTGGACAAAGGCACAGCTCAAGGTAAGGCATGAATACacccaaaaccccacaatgtatttaaaataccaGGACCATTAACAGCTGTAAATGCTAATTATTAGCTGGATGTCCTAAGTGTTAGAAGCCCTGTGATTGTCAGATTTCACCTGATGTCCTGACATTTAAATGCCACCTCTTCTACTaagaaattgaataaaataagaaaacaccATAAGTGAATAATGTAATCCAGAATTTATCAATACAAACCTGTTGTGCTGGAAAACCTCAAACCCATAGATGTCCAGCAATCCTAGAACTGTTGTacttctccagcctggaaacTTCTCTTCCTgcaacagagcagaaaacaaacgTAGGTATTTACTCACAGCTATGATCCATCCATCATCTAATCACAGCGTTCACTGCacaatttggaaaacaaattaatttagaCATGACTAAAGGCATGGAACTCGCTTTGCAGCTGAAAGATTTGGGAACTGCTTTTCCATTAGGCTGGAAATGAACAGACAGGAGGTTCACTTGCCTTGTAAGCCAGGGATTTGTTGACCTTGTTGACCAGCCAGGAGAAGGTGCGGCCGTAGACGGCCTTGGCCAGGGCGTCCCTGGCGTAGGCTGCCTGCTCCAGGTTCAGGGGACTcaccagctgcaggcaggagcacaaAAAAGCCACTCAGCAGCCCCCCAAACCGAGGGATCCCCTTCTCCTGCTTCATCATCACTAAACAGCCACTGAAAGGCGTCCTGCTCGTGGTGAACAGCCACCGGAGggatccctgcagggacaccctcccgagagaggtgacagggagctgctccagagctgatTCATTTCATCCCTTCTGCCTCCCAAACCCCCAGGGATGTTCTCACCTCCTCCCCCTTTGCTATGATCTTCTTGTGGATCAGTGCATCCCGAAGAACAGAGCCatccactgccagcagctgcaagCAGGAGATTCAATTAACTCCACTTTCCTAAAATGCCAGCCCAGTGAAACAAGCCTTCATTTCCTACTCACACTGAACAACTCTGCAGCATcaatccctccctcccctcctttctGGCAGGGGTATGAGATAACAAATCAATTGGCTGAAAGGAAGTGACCaagcaaaggaaagaatttcCAGACTCTATTCCAAAGGTGGAAACCTCAAGGCAGTGGTGGGTGAGGTGGGAAACACAGAAGTTGTCAATTAAATGGGTTTGATgataatatttgcattttatttaggtgaaatgaaagtgaaatttATGAGAACTTCTAAATCACAGTCTAAAATTATATAAAGATATCAAGCTCAAAGTAAGGAATCTACAATTCACCTTCCCTCTAATACCTCCCTCACTGGTGATACTCACCCTGGCCAGGTATTTAATCTGATTCTCTGTAGTGACCTGAGCATTCCCCTGCTCATCAGCAGCAAACTGGACattccccaggtgcaggacacTGGCCACAATGCTCAGCAAATCCTGCCATggaagcaaaaggcaaaaatcaggATGATGGAATGAACACACAGGTTTTTGTGTTAATTCACTTTTCTGGAGAGCATTTTGTATCTCTTTCAGGATTTTTGTAGGGAATACGTTCACTCTGAATTTATTTCAATCAGAAATCCTAAAtcaaagcataaaaaaaatccttaaaagtAGGAAAATCTGTGCTGCTAAACCTCACCTCCACCTCACTGTCATTGAAGCCGATGACAGACAGGGCTCTCCTCATGATCTTCCACTCATTTTTGTCATTTATGGAACTGACCCTTGCACAGTGACCCTAAAAAGACACAGTTTGATATAAACAAGTAAATAATCATCAAAGACACATTATTCATGCTGGATGCATTGTGTTTCCTTTTATAGCAGTCACCTCAGAGTTATTTCTGAAGCGAGggaaagaaattacaaagaCAATTAGAGATATCTCGGTCCtgtaatataatattttaagaattctAGTTCACCTTTACTAAATAGTGATACTGCTGTGGGTTCTTCTCAAGGCCCAGCCTCCTCAGCAgatcctcctcccctccttccagcagctggtaGAAGATGTGGAAGTTCCTCTCGCCGTGGTTCTGGTGCACAACTCGGGATTTCTCCAGGAGGTAGTTCAAGATGTGGCCCCCAACAGGAGCCCCCTAAACCAAACCAGACATGTGGAAAGAGTCCATCAGCACAGgggaaaatgtttctgcttcttGGTTGTCTGTTCAAAGACAAGATCTGAAGGAAAAGcccacaaaaccacagaaaagaaCATGCCATTGTGTGCCACAAGCTCTGTGTCAGCTCCAGCACGGGGGTGATTTGAGTGAGCTAAAATTCCTTCCAGGAATTCACCATGAAGGGAAAGCACTAAAACTGGGTGTGGAGGGATTAAAGGAGACCTAAAGGCCTGGAGGatggcagtgctgagctccccagctcctgcactgtGCCCACCTTGCTGGGATCAGAGTGGACACAAACACTGCAAAGTTACCCAGGACAGGGATTATCTTCAGATCTCTCAGCTGATTTATGTGGATTTGATTGGGGAGTATCCATTGGCACAGAGAACTAGGAATTAAATACCCTGGAAATAAAAGGGTTTGATCTGTGTCTGTCCCCTTATAGAGAGAAATAAGGGAGGAATGAAAGGAGAGTGAGTGCCATAAAACCCTCTGGACCCAAACTTTGCTACCACAGGCTCTGCTTATGCTGCCACCAAGGAAATGCAAATCACTCACTACACACAACAATACAAGAACACAGAGAACTCCTGTAACTGGGACCAGCCCTGAAATATAAAGCAGATTCCAAGTTACCCTGTAATCAAACTGCACATCCATGTACTTCCCAAACCGACTGGAGTTGTCGTTCCGAAGGGTTTTTGCATTTCCAAAGgcctgaaatgaaaacaatcaGAGAAGAATAAGAGAGTACCAAATCAGATTATTTATAAACACTTGTGTGAAGCTGCCAGTT
This region includes:
- the MYO1C gene encoding unconventional myosin-Ic isoform X1, translating into MELQIERVPTGEIIRVVGHKAERRTGLGANGIRLSMESALTARDRVGVQDFVLLENFTSEAAFIENLRKRFKENLIYTYIGSVLVSVNPYKELEIYTKQNMERYRGVSFYEVSPHLYAIADNSYRSLRTERRDQCILISGESGAGKTEATKKILQYYAVTCPASQQVETVKDRLLQSNPVLEAFGNAKTLRNDNSSRFGKYMDVQFDYRGAPVGGHILNYLLEKSRVVHQNHGERNFHIFYQLLEGGEEDLLRRLGLEKNPQQYHYLVKGHCARVSSINDKNEWKIMRRALSVIGFNDSEVEDLLSIVASVLHLGNVQFAADEQGNAQVTTENQIKYLARLLAVDGSVLRDALIHKKIIAKGEELVSPLNLEQAAYARDALAKAVYGRTFSWLVNKVNKSLAYKEEKFPGWRSTTVLGLLDIYGFEVFQHNSFEQFCINYCNEKLQQLFIELTLKSEQEEYESEGIAWEPVQYFNNKIICDLVEEKFKGIISILDEECLRPGDATDTTFLEKLEETVKNHPHFLTHKLADQKTRKSLGREEFRLSHYAGDVTYSVAGFLDKNNDLLFRNLKETMCNSENPIINQCFDRTELTDKKRPETAATQFKNSLAKLMEILMSKEPSYIRCMKPNDAKQADRFDEVLIRHQVKYLGLMENLRVRRAGFAYRRKYEVFLQRYKSLCPETWPTWDGRPYDGVAVLVKHLGYKPEEYKMGRTKIFIRFPKTLFATEDALEVRKQSLATKMQATWRGFYRRKKFLTMKHSAISIQSWWRGTLGRRKAAKRKWAVETIRRFIKGFIYRNHPRCPENEYFLDYIRFSFLMNLKRNLPKNVLDKSWPTPPPSLCEASQLLRRLCMQNMVWTYCKRISPEWKQQLEQKVIASEIFKGKKDNYPQSVPRLFINTRLGREEINTKILQALENEALKYAVPVVKYDRKGYKARARQLLLTQSSAIVVEESKIKQRIDYSNLTGISVSSLSDNLFVLHVHCEDNKQKGDLVLQSDHVIETLTKTAILANKINNVNINQGSIKFTVGQGKEGIIDFISGSELLIAKAKNGHLTVVAPRLNSR
- the MYO1C gene encoding unconventional myosin-Ic isoform X3, which produces MESALTARDRVGVQDFVLLENFTSEAAFIENLRKRFKENLIYTYIGSVLVSVNPYKELEIYTKQNMERYRGVSFYEVSPHLYAIADNSYRSLRTERRDQCILISGESGAGKTEATKKILQYYAVTCPASQQVETVKDRLLQSNPVLEAFGNAKTLRNDNSSRFGKYMDVQFDYRGAPVGGHILNYLLEKSRVVHQNHGERNFHIFYQLLEGGEEDLLRRLGLEKNPQQYHYLVKGHCARVSSINDKNEWKIMRRALSVIGFNDSEVEDLLSIVASVLHLGNVQFAADEQGNAQVTTENQIKYLARLLAVDGSVLRDALIHKKIIAKGEELVSPLNLEQAAYARDALAKAVYGRTFSWLVNKVNKSLAYKEEKFPGWRSTTVLGLLDIYGFEVFQHNSFEQFCINYCNEKLQQLFIELTLKSEQEEYESEGIAWEPVQYFNNKIICDLVEEKFKGIISILDEECLRPGDATDTTFLEKLEETVKNHPHFLTHKLADQKTRKSLGREEFRLSHYAGDVTYSVAGFLDKNNDLLFRNLKETMCNSENPIINQCFDRTELTDKKRPETAATQFKNSLAKLMEILMSKEPSYIRCMKPNDAKQADRFDEVLIRHQVKYLGLMENLRVRRAGFAYRRKYEVFLQRYKSLCPETWPTWDGRPYDGVAVLVKHLGYKPEEYKMGRTKIFIRFPKTLFATEDALEVRKQSLATKMQATWRGFYRRKKFLTMKHSAISIQSWWRGTLGRRKAAKRKWAVETIRRFIKGFIYRNHPRCPENEYFLDYIRFSFLMNLKRNLPKNVLDKSWPTPPPSLCEASQLLRRLCMQNMVWTYCKRISPEWKQQLEQKVIASEIFKGKKDNYPQSVPRLFINTRLGREEINTKILQALENEALKYAVPVVKYDRKGYKARARQLLLTQSSAIVVEESKIKQRIDYSNLTGISVSSLSDNLFVLHVHCEDNKQKGDLVLQSDHVIETLTKTAILANKINNVNINQGSIKFTVGQGKEGIIDFISGSELLIAKAKNGHLTVVAPRLNSR
- the MYO1C gene encoding unconventional myosin-Ic isoform X2, which translates into the protein MKFRGGGLGANGIRLSMESALTARDRVGVQDFVLLENFTSEAAFIENLRKRFKENLIYTYIGSVLVSVNPYKELEIYTKQNMERYRGVSFYEVSPHLYAIADNSYRSLRTERRDQCILISGESGAGKTEATKKILQYYAVTCPASQQVETVKDRLLQSNPVLEAFGNAKTLRNDNSSRFGKYMDVQFDYRGAPVGGHILNYLLEKSRVVHQNHGERNFHIFYQLLEGGEEDLLRRLGLEKNPQQYHYLVKGHCARVSSINDKNEWKIMRRALSVIGFNDSEVEDLLSIVASVLHLGNVQFAADEQGNAQVTTENQIKYLARLLAVDGSVLRDALIHKKIIAKGEELVSPLNLEQAAYARDALAKAVYGRTFSWLVNKVNKSLAYKEEKFPGWRSTTVLGLLDIYGFEVFQHNSFEQFCINYCNEKLQQLFIELTLKSEQEEYESEGIAWEPVQYFNNKIICDLVEEKFKGIISILDEECLRPGDATDTTFLEKLEETVKNHPHFLTHKLADQKTRKSLGREEFRLSHYAGDVTYSVAGFLDKNNDLLFRNLKETMCNSENPIINQCFDRTELTDKKRPETAATQFKNSLAKLMEILMSKEPSYIRCMKPNDAKQADRFDEVLIRHQVKYLGLMENLRVRRAGFAYRRKYEVFLQRYKSLCPETWPTWDGRPYDGVAVLVKHLGYKPEEYKMGRTKIFIRFPKTLFATEDALEVRKQSLATKMQATWRGFYRRKKFLTMKHSAISIQSWWRGTLGRRKAAKRKWAVETIRRFIKGFIYRNHPRCPENEYFLDYIRFSFLMNLKRNLPKNVLDKSWPTPPPSLCEASQLLRRLCMQNMVWTYCKRISPEWKQQLEQKVIASEIFKGKKDNYPQSVPRLFINTRLGREEINTKILQALENEALKYAVPVVKYDRKGYKARARQLLLTQSSAIVVEESKIKQRIDYSNLTGISVSSLSDNLFVLHVHCEDNKQKGDLVLQSDHVIETLTKTAILANKINNVNINQGSIKFTVGQGKEGIIDFISGSELLIAKAKNGHLTVVAPRLNSR